Part of the Rhodobacteraceae bacterium M385 genome is shown below.
AGGGCGTAGCCATGAGGTTACAGCACCCCTTCGCCCCATAAGGAAAGAGCGATTTGCCCGAACTTCCAGAGGTAGAGACAGTGCGTCGCGGCCTAGCCCCGGTTCTAGAGGGCGCGCGGATCGTGAAGGCCGCCGTAAACCGCCCCGATCTGCGCTGGCCGTTCCCCGAAAACATGGCCGCGCGGCTCGAAGGGGCGACGGTTACGGCGCTGCGGCGGAGGTCGAAATACATCCTCGCGGACCTAAGCACCGGGGAAACCCTGCTGGTCCATCTCGGCATGTCGGGGCGGATGCAGATATCGGGCGATGTGGTGGGCAGTTTTCATCACACACACCCCGCGGCGCAAAAACACGATCATGTCGTGCTGGATACGGACGCGGGGGCACGGATCACCTTTAACGATGCCCGCCGCTTTGGCGCGATGGATCTGATGAACACGGCGACTCAGGATCAACATTGGCTGATCCGCGATCTGGGGCCGGAACCGCTTGGCAACAGCTTTGACGAAGCG
Proteins encoded:
- the mutM gene encoding bifunctional DNA-formamidopyrimidine glycosylase/DNA-(apurinic or apyrimidinic site) lyase; this translates as MPELPEVETVRRGLAPVLEGARIVKAAVNRPDLRWPFPENMAARLEGATVTALRRRSKYILADLSTGETLLVHLGMSGRMQISGDVVGSFHHTHPAAQKHDHVVLDTDAGARITFNDARRFGAMDLMNTATQDQHWLIRDLGPEPLGNSFDEAHLIAAFKDKRSPVKTALLDQRIVSGLGNIYVCEALWRAGISPLRQAGKVSAPRVAKLVPIIRDVLREAIEAGGSSLKDHRQANGELGYFQHTFRAYGRQGEPCQTPDCTGKINRKVQSGRSSFYCPACQR